A stretch of Cryomorphaceae bacterium 1068 DNA encodes these proteins:
- the ispE gene encoding 4-(cytidine 5'-diphospho)-2-C-methyl-D-erythritol kinase — translation MVLFPNAKINFGLEILRKREDGFHDIDSVFYPIPLSDALEVVPDSQSGKDQWHYSGLSIPGSSSDNLCTRALSLLRERIEIPNLSTFLHKAIPMGAGLGGGSADGSFFIRGLNELFELALSDEEMEGMALSLGSDCPFFIKNLPARAQGRGEILNLVELHLQGKHLVLICPDIHVSTKEAYSVIKPDDSHESPADIVSKPIEQWRGNLRNRFEEYAFEKYPRLAEINEKLYNAGALYASMTGSGSAIYGIFEEAVERSLLSEFDSVFISEL, via the coding sequence ATGGTTCTTTTTCCCAATGCAAAAATCAATTTTGGACTTGAAATTCTGCGCAAGCGCGAAGATGGATTTCATGACATAGACTCGGTTTTTTACCCCATACCACTTTCCGATGCGCTCGAAGTAGTTCCTGATTCACAATCAGGTAAAGATCAGTGGCACTATTCTGGTTTGAGTATTCCGGGTAGCAGCAGTGACAATCTTTGTACGCGAGCTCTGAGTCTTCTTCGGGAACGAATTGAAATACCAAATCTGTCAACATTTTTGCACAAAGCCATTCCGATGGGAGCGGGGCTAGGAGGTGGGTCTGCTGATGGTTCCTTCTTTATTAGAGGTTTGAATGAACTATTCGAACTAGCACTTAGTGATGAAGAAATGGAAGGAATGGCGCTTTCCTTAGGAAGTGACTGTCCGTTTTTTATCAAAAATCTCCCTGCAAGAGCACAAGGGAGAGGTGAGATTCTTAATCTGGTTGAACTCCACTTACAAGGGAAGCATTTGGTTCTTATCTGTCCCGATATTCACGTCTCAACCAAGGAGGCTTACTCAGTGATTAAGCCCGATGACTCGCATGAATCTCCTGCGGATATAGTCAGCAAACCAATCGAACAATGGCGAGGAAATCTTAGGAATCGATTTGAGGAATATGCTTTTGAAAAGTATCCTCGGTTGGCTGAAATCAACGAGAAACTCTACAATGCCGGTGCTCTTTACGCCTCGATGACAGGCAGTGGATCAGCGATCTATGGTATTTTTGAAGAGGCTGTAGAAAGAAGCCTCTTGTCGGAATTCGATTCAGTTTTTATCTCCGAGCTTTAA
- a CDS encoding LptF/LptG family permease, with translation MKILDLYIIKRFLGTFFFMLALIMSIAIVFDVSEQLERFIKYDAPLDQIIFKYYLNFVFYFGNLFSSLLIFLSVLLFTSQLAQRSEIIAIFAGGISFRRLLRPYFIAATILVGISLYFTHYQLPIANRVRIQFEEQYMNKKFKIKDDNLHREIEENTLAYFETFSTINNIGYKFSLEKWNDEGKLEYKLMADRAKFDTASGKWEIQGYRVREFTDEGEKISKGTKLDTLLNMRPTDFGVKLNIASTMGYQELTNFIEAERQKGSDQTVFFEIEKHQRTSYPFATYILTVIAVSLAGRKTRGGIGVHMATGVLIAVVYIFAMKVTTVAATNAGLNPMLAVWLPNIFFAGIAVLVLRRAQK, from the coding sequence ATGAAAATACTCGACCTATACATCATAAAGCGGTTCTTGGGAACCTTCTTTTTTATGCTGGCGCTGATTATGTCCATTGCCATCGTATTTGATGTGTCTGAGCAACTCGAGCGTTTTATAAAGTACGATGCCCCTCTTGATCAGATCATCTTCAAGTATTACCTCAACTTTGTCTTCTACTTTGGGAATCTTTTCAGTTCTCTGCTCATCTTTTTGAGCGTACTACTCTTTACCAGCCAGCTCGCTCAGCGGTCTGAAATCATAGCCATATTCGCCGGAGGCATTTCCTTCAGGAGACTGCTAAGGCCTTACTTCATTGCAGCCACAATCTTAGTGGGTATTTCACTTTACTTTACCCACTACCAACTGCCCATTGCTAATCGCGTTCGTATTCAGTTCGAGGAGCAATACATGAACAAAAAATTCAAAATAAAGGATGACAATCTCCACAGGGAAATTGAGGAGAATACCTTGGCTTATTTTGAAACGTTCAGTACGATCAATAATATCGGATACAAGTTCTCTTTAGAAAAATGGAATGATGAAGGCAAGCTGGAGTATAAGCTTATGGCCGATCGTGCCAAATTTGATACCGCATCAGGCAAGTGGGAAATTCAAGGGTATCGTGTGCGAGAATTTACCGATGAAGGTGAGAAAATCTCGAAAGGCACCAAACTGGATACACTTCTTAATATGAGGCCAACCGACTTTGGCGTCAAACTCAATATAGCCTCAACAATGGGGTATCAAGAATTGACAAATTTCATCGAAGCAGAGCGTCAGAAAGGTTCAGATCAAACGGTGTTTTTTGAGATTGAAAAGCACCAAAGAACCTCTTACCCATTTGCTACCTATATTCTTACAGTGATAGCAGTGTCACTAGCGGGACGCAAAACAAGAGGAGGAATAGGAGTTCATATGGCCACAGGCGTTCTAATAGCCGTGGTTTACATATTTGCCATGAAGGTAACTACCGTAGCGGCTACCAACGCCGGTCTCAATCCAATGCTAGCGGTTTGGCTACCCAATATATTCTTTGCGGGAATTGCCGTGCTTGTGCTAAGAAGAGCACAGAAATAG
- a CDS encoding sulfite oxidase — protein sequence MMKCINRMSLLHLTMMVALISISQSLFSQYDVNEAPTEWKNKEMIVHNDRPWNIETPVHLLDDPFTPTDKMFVRNNGLVPTDLNAEEWTLTIEGESVPNPKTYTLAELKSKFKHYTYALVLECGGNGRSEMNPPATGNQWSYGAVNCGKWTGVRLRDVLEDVGISDDAVYVGYYGTDKHLSGDPKKVVISRGVPMEKAMEDETLIAFELNGEEIPIVHGYPLRLVVGGWPASVSGKWLNKLVVRNKIHDGPKMEAPSYSVPKNPVAPGTEVAKEDMMIIESMPVKSVITYPKTGAMVKSGQEIKVRGHAWAGDLKVAKVEISTDYGQTWEDANLKEPINRLSWQDFNTSVVLKEPGYYEIWVRATDENGKSQPMVVPGWNPRGYLNNATHRIAIKVE from the coding sequence ATGATGAAATGCATAAATCGTATGTCTCTTCTTCACCTCACGATGATGGTGGCGTTGATATCGATATCTCAGTCGCTGTTTAGTCAATACGATGTAAACGAAGCGCCCACTGAGTGGAAGAACAAAGAAATGATCGTTCACAACGACAGGCCTTGGAACATCGAAACGCCTGTTCACCTGTTAGACGACCCATTCACCCCGACAGATAAAATGTTCGTTCGAAACAACGGACTTGTCCCAACTGATTTGAATGCTGAGGAATGGACGCTTACCATAGAGGGTGAATCTGTTCCAAATCCGAAAACCTACACTTTGGCCGAATTGAAAAGCAAGTTCAAGCATTACACCTATGCATTGGTATTGGAATGCGGTGGAAATGGCCGAAGCGAAATGAATCCACCTGCTACGGGAAATCAATGGAGCTACGGTGCGGTGAATTGCGGAAAGTGGACAGGTGTAAGGCTGCGGGACGTGTTGGAAGATGTTGGCATCAGCGATGATGCGGTTTACGTCGGTTACTACGGCACGGACAAGCACTTGAGTGGCGACCCGAAAAAAGTTGTGATTTCCAGAGGTGTGCCGATGGAGAAAGCAATGGAAGACGAGACTTTGATCGCCTTTGAGCTAAACGGTGAAGAGATTCCGATTGTACATGGTTATCCTCTCCGATTGGTTGTGGGTGGCTGGCCCGCTTCGGTCAGCGGAAAATGGCTGAATAAATTAGTGGTTCGGAATAAGATACACGACGGACCTAAGATGGAAGCACCATCTTATAGCGTACCGAAGAATCCTGTAGCTCCGGGGACGGAAGTTGCGAAAGAGGACATGATGATCATCGAGTCAATGCCTGTCAAGTCGGTAATCACCTACCCCAAAACGGGCGCTATGGTTAAAAGCGGACAGGAAATAAAAGTTCGTGGACATGCCTGGGCAGGAGATCTGAAAGTTGCCAAAGTAGAAATCTCTACTGACTATGGTCAAACTTGGGAAGACGCGAATTTAAAGGAACCTATAAATCGATTGTCGTGGCAGGATTTCAATACATCGGTGGTGTTGAAAGAGCCCGGCTACTACGAGATTTGGGTGAGAGCGACTGACGAAAACGGTAAGTCACAACCCATGGTAGTTCCGGGGTGGAATCCCCGCGGATACTTGAACAACGCGACACATCGTATTGCCATCAAGGTTGAATAA
- a CDS encoding sterol desaturase family protein, producing the protein MSEYIDIFIQSFWGTAQWTWNSIIFQVPWYTNYFWGLIVISLVVWGLEIAFPWRKSQGIFRKDFWLDFFYMFFNFFVFAIVISGVYSMLEKVFSDFGITMESLTVIDLSGLAMVWQLLIFFVILDFVQWFTHILLHRYPFLWEFHKVHHSVAEMGFAAHLRYHWMENIFYKPLKTMGVMLLGGFEPEQAYIVHFAAITIGHLNHANIKLTYGPLKYIFNNPVMHLWHHVYHLPEGHPNGINYGISLSLWDYIFGTASIPNPEDGKIKLGFPGVEEFPKTFGGQLFHGFGKKAHK; encoded by the coding sequence ATGAGCGAATACATAGACATTTTCATACAATCATTTTGGGGTACAGCCCAATGGACGTGGAACTCAATTATCTTTCAAGTTCCATGGTATACCAATTACTTCTGGGGTCTGATTGTGATTTCACTGGTCGTATGGGGTTTGGAAATAGCCTTCCCATGGCGTAAGTCTCAAGGCATATTTCGGAAAGACTTCTGGCTGGACTTTTTCTACATGTTCTTCAACTTTTTTGTCTTTGCCATTGTCATCAGCGGAGTGTATTCTATGCTGGAAAAAGTCTTTTCGGATTTTGGCATAACCATGGAGTCGCTAACCGTGATTGATCTGAGCGGACTAGCCATGGTATGGCAACTCCTCATCTTCTTCGTTATTCTCGACTTTGTTCAGTGGTTTACTCACATCCTGCTTCACCGATACCCATTTCTATGGGAGTTCCACAAAGTCCACCACTCGGTAGCCGAAATGGGATTTGCCGCTCATTTGAGATATCACTGGATGGAGAACATCTTTTACAAACCTCTGAAAACAATGGGGGTAATGCTGCTTGGCGGATTTGAACCTGAGCAGGCATATATTGTGCACTTTGCGGCGATTACCATCGGTCACTTAAATCATGCAAACATTAAGTTGACCTATGGACCTTTGAAGTACATCTTCAATAATCCCGTGATGCACCTTTGGCACCACGTATATCACTTACCAGAGGGGCACCCGAACGGAATCAACTATGGAATCTCCTTGAGTCTATGGGATTACATCTTCGGAACGGCATCCATTCCCAACCCGGAGGATGGAAAGATTAAATTGGGTTTCCCCGGGGTTGAAGAATTCCCGAAAACCTTTGGAGGTCAATTATTCCATGGCTTTGGAAAAAAAGC
- the tgt gene encoding tRNA guanosine(34) transglycosylase Tgt has product MEFKLIAEDPKSNARAGELETDHGTIETPIFMPVGTAAAVKGVHPRELDEDIKAQIILGNTYHLYLRPGIETISKAGGLHAFNGWNKPQLTDSGGYQVYSLSNNRKITESGVSFKSHIDGAKHFFTPERAVDVQRTIGADIIMAFDECTPYPCEYDYAENSMHMTHRWLKRCCDRFDNTPDKYGYRQTFFPIVQGSVYPDLRKQSAEFIAAQGREGNAIGGLSVGEPAEEMYAMTDVVCQILPKDKPRYLMGVGTPANLLENIALGIDMFDCVMPTRNARNGMLFTSEGIINIRNAKWMDDFSPIDPNGTSYVDQAYSKAFLRHLIISKEMLGAQIASIHNLAFYLWLVGEARKKIQEGTFAGWKNQMVKKLESRL; this is encoded by the coding sequence TTGGAATTTAAACTTATAGCCGAAGACCCTAAGTCGAATGCGAGAGCAGGCGAGCTGGAAACCGATCACGGTACGATCGAAACACCCATTTTTATGCCTGTCGGCACGGCGGCAGCAGTAAAAGGTGTTCACCCCCGAGAATTGGACGAGGACATTAAGGCCCAGATCATTCTGGGTAATACATACCACCTCTACCTTCGACCGGGAATTGAAACCATTAGCAAGGCAGGTGGCCTGCATGCCTTCAACGGATGGAACAAACCTCAACTCACCGATAGCGGAGGATACCAAGTTTATTCCCTTTCGAATAATCGAAAAATTACTGAAAGCGGTGTCAGCTTTAAGTCGCACATCGACGGAGCGAAGCATTTTTTCACACCTGAACGAGCGGTAGATGTGCAGCGCACGATCGGTGCAGACATCATTATGGCATTTGATGAGTGCACTCCTTATCCTTGCGAATACGACTATGCTGAGAACAGCATGCATATGACACACCGCTGGCTGAAGCGCTGTTGCGATCGATTTGACAATACACCCGACAAATACGGGTACCGTCAAACCTTCTTCCCCATTGTTCAAGGAAGCGTCTATCCTGATTTGCGAAAGCAATCTGCAGAATTTATAGCCGCTCAAGGTCGCGAAGGGAATGCCATAGGCGGTCTATCGGTGGGAGAACCAGCCGAAGAAATGTACGCAATGACCGATGTGGTCTGTCAAATTCTACCCAAGGATAAACCCAGATACTTGATGGGAGTCGGCACACCAGCCAACCTTTTGGAAAATATTGCACTTGGCATTGATATGTTTGACTGCGTGATGCCGACAAGAAATGCCAGAAATGGAATGCTATTTACCTCCGAAGGAATCATTAACATTCGAAATGCGAAGTGGATGGATGATTTTTCGCCTATCGATCCGAATGGAACTTCCTACGTTGATCAAGCATATTCAAAGGCATTCCTGAGGCATCTGATCATTAGTAAAGAAATGCTCGGAGCACAAATTGCGAGTATTCACAACTTGGCCTTTTATTTGTGGTTGGTTGGCGAAGCCCGAAAGAAAATTCAGGAGGGTACCTTTGCCGGTTGGAAAAACCAAATGGTAAAAAAGCTCGAAAGCCGCCTTTAA
- a CDS encoding monoheme cytochrome C yields MTADRHSKNFIFLMFAMTVIALIIAVTADEDQPLPQVASKAKEVKASPLMSEVVDGIHTPTGLIADQNFELVVNNCTSCHAPKLITQNRQTAAGWKSIIEWMQEKQNLWDLGKDESKIIEYLAKNYAPKNEGRRRNLNLKKDEWYVLE; encoded by the coding sequence ATGACAGCAGACAGACATTCAAAAAACTTCATTTTTCTAATGTTCGCGATGACGGTCATAGCATTGATTATTGCTGTGACAGCGGACGAGGATCAGCCTTTGCCTCAAGTAGCTTCTAAAGCTAAAGAGGTGAAAGCATCACCGTTGATGAGTGAGGTGGTAGATGGTATTCACACACCCACAGGGCTGATCGCCGATCAAAACTTTGAACTCGTGGTGAACAACTGTACCAGCTGTCATGCACCTAAATTGATCACTCAGAATCGCCAGACCGCAGCGGGATGGAAGAGCATCATAGAATGGATGCAGGAAAAACAAAACCTTTGGGATCTCGGGAAAGATGAATCCAAAATAATAGAGTACCTGGCGAAAAACTACGCTCCTAAAAATGAGGGTAGAAGAAGAAATCTGAACCTTAAAAAAGACGAGTGGTATGTTTTGGAATAG
- the dnaB gene encoding replicative DNA helicase gives MEEISQKKSDNWRKTASRSPIQNNDLGKIPPQATDLEEAVLGALMLEREAVNEVIDILKPESFYKESHQKIFSAIHDLFQRSEPIDILTVTSELRKSGDLEMVGGAYYISFLTNRVASSANIQFHSRIISQKHILRELIRISSETIKEAYEESTDVFDLLDKAERDLFTVAQGNIRKEYDTMSDVIKQAIENIEAAKKNVDGVSGVPSGFHALDRVTSGWQKSDMIIVAARPGMGKTAFVVSMARNIAVDFNLPVAIFSLEMSSIQLVNRLISSETGIKGEKIRKGNLEDHEFTQLHTRIKKLSTAPIYVDDTPSLSVFELRAKARRLKSKHDIQLIIVDYLQLMTAGSDKGNREQEISTISRSIKTIAKELNIPIIALSQLSRAVETRGGDKKPMLSDLRESGAIEQDADIVSFIYRPEYYDLDQDEEGNSLLGIGQVIIAKHRNGALDTVSLKFVKDFAKFENLETSYDDNGALPGGSDFDRFQTITMQSRMNENSEDDFFKKDNDEDSPF, from the coding sequence ATGGAAGAAATTTCGCAAAAAAAATCTGACAATTGGCGGAAAACCGCAAGCAGATCCCCAATACAAAACAATGACTTAGGCAAAATCCCTCCCCAGGCTACTGATCTTGAGGAAGCTGTATTGGGTGCCTTGATGTTAGAGCGCGAAGCTGTGAACGAAGTTATTGATATTCTCAAGCCCGAGTCGTTTTACAAAGAAAGTCACCAGAAGATTTTTTCAGCGATTCACGATCTTTTTCAGCGCTCAGAGCCGATTGATATTTTGACGGTTACCTCAGAATTGCGAAAGTCAGGAGATCTTGAAATGGTAGGTGGAGCTTACTACATCAGCTTCCTCACGAATCGCGTAGCGAGTTCTGCGAATATTCAGTTTCATTCTCGTATCATTTCTCAGAAACACATCCTGCGGGAATTAATTCGGATTTCTTCCGAAACGATCAAAGAAGCCTACGAGGAAAGCACCGATGTATTCGACCTTTTGGACAAGGCAGAGAGAGATCTCTTTACGGTGGCTCAAGGAAACATCCGAAAGGAGTACGACACGATGAGCGACGTTATAAAACAAGCCATCGAAAACATTGAAGCTGCCAAGAAAAATGTTGATGGTGTGAGTGGAGTGCCTTCGGGCTTCCATGCGCTAGACAGAGTCACATCGGGATGGCAAAAATCTGACATGATTATTGTAGCTGCAAGACCGGGTATGGGAAAAACAGCCTTCGTTGTTTCTATGGCTCGAAATATTGCAGTGGATTTCAATTTGCCTGTGGCGATATTTAGTCTGGAGATGAGTTCCATTCAGCTGGTTAACCGTTTGATTTCTTCTGAAACGGGAATAAAAGGTGAGAAAATTCGAAAAGGTAATTTGGAGGATCACGAGTTTACTCAGCTACATACACGAATAAAGAAATTAAGTACTGCCCCTATCTACGTTGACGATACGCCTTCACTTTCAGTTTTCGAGTTGCGTGCAAAGGCGCGTCGACTGAAATCGAAACATGACATCCAGCTCATCATTGTCGACTACCTTCAGTTGATGACGGCGGGAAGCGATAAAGGAAACCGAGAGCAAGAAATCTCGACTATCTCACGTTCTATTAAAACGATTGCCAAAGAATTGAACATACCGATTATCGCTCTTTCTCAGCTCAGTCGTGCGGTGGAAACCAGAGGTGGAGACAAAAAGCCGATGCTTTCTGACTTGCGTGAATCAGGAGCAATTGAACAAGATGCGGACATTGTGTCATTCATCTACCGCCCGGAATACTACGATCTGGACCAAGACGAAGAGGGAAATTCGTTGCTAGGTATCGGTCAGGTGATTATCGCTAAGCACAGAAACGGAGCGTTGGACACGGTTTCGTTGAAGTTCGTGAAAGACTTCGCTAAATTTGAAAACTTGGAAACCTCATACGACGACAACGGCGCTCTGCCAGGTGGCTCGGATTTTGATCGTTTCCAAACGATTACCATGCAATCGCGCATGAATGAGAATAGCGAAGATGATTTTTTCAAAAAAGACAATGACGAAGATTCACCGTTTTAA
- a CDS encoding asparagine synthetase B, giving the protein MTKIHRFKRGILFIAFLSFALSGSAAKILIHMDDSQKNHMKAYGIAYWILQNDIEVQWLLNYRGGSFMIDQYKAIEEECVIRGVSFQVIADVQANSILREIADPEANMEVVKLEKAPKIAVYSPKTKQPWDDAVTLVMAYAEIPYDVIYDKEILNLSLPKYDWLHLHHEDFTGQYGKFYRSYKNAAWYQEQVRDAEADAAEMGFEKVSQLKLAVAQKIKEYIAGGGYLFTMCSGTDSYDIALAAQNTDICESMYDGDAADPAAQSKLDFTQTFAFHDFQLEKDPLVYEFSSIDATDVHGKVPQTQDFFTLFDFSAKWDVVPTMLTQNHRKVVKGFMGQTTAFKKQYVKSDILIMGESKAQGTVKYIHGTMGKGQWTFYGGHDPEDYQHRVGDPPTDLNLHPNSPGYRLILNNILFPAAKKKHQKT; this is encoded by the coding sequence ATGACGAAGATTCACCGTTTTAAGAGAGGAATACTTTTCATAGCATTTCTAAGTTTTGCCTTGAGTGGTTCTGCAGCTAAAATTCTCATCCACATGGATGACTCGCAAAAGAATCATATGAAGGCCTATGGAATTGCCTATTGGATTTTACAAAATGACATTGAAGTCCAGTGGTTGCTCAATTACAGAGGTGGAAGCTTTATGATTGATCAGTACAAGGCCATTGAAGAAGAATGTGTGATTCGGGGCGTATCGTTTCAAGTCATTGCAGACGTTCAAGCCAACAGTATTCTCAGAGAGATTGCTGATCCTGAAGCGAACATGGAGGTGGTCAAATTAGAAAAAGCTCCGAAGATCGCAGTCTACTCACCAAAGACAAAACAACCGTGGGATGATGCAGTAACACTGGTAATGGCCTACGCCGAAATTCCCTATGACGTCATTTACGATAAAGAGATTCTAAATTTATCTCTTCCGAAATACGATTGGCTTCACTTGCATCACGAAGACTTTACAGGACAGTACGGTAAGTTTTATCGTAGTTACAAAAATGCCGCATGGTACCAAGAGCAGGTTCGCGACGCTGAGGCTGATGCAGCCGAAATGGGATTTGAAAAAGTCTCACAACTAAAGTTGGCCGTGGCGCAAAAAATCAAGGAGTACATCGCAGGTGGCGGATACCTTTTCACCATGTGCTCGGGAACGGATTCATACGACATCGCTCTGGCAGCTCAAAATACTGATATCTGCGAGAGCATGTACGATGGCGATGCGGCAGACCCGGCAGCTCAATCAAAACTGGACTTTACACAAACCTTCGCTTTCCACGATTTTCAATTGGAAAAGGATCCGTTGGTGTACGAATTTTCGAGTATTGATGCCACAGATGTTCATGGCAAGGTTCCCCAAACGCAAGACTTCTTCACACTCTTCGACTTTTCCGCCAAATGGGATGTAGTGCCAACAATGTTGACTCAAAACCATCGCAAGGTGGTAAAAGGCTTTATGGGTCAGACCACCGCTTTCAAAAAGCAATACGTGAAAAGCGACATCTTGATCATGGGTGAGAGCAAAGCTCAGGGAACGGTCAAGTACATCCACGGCACGATGGGAAAGGGACAGTGGACGTTTTATGGAGGACACGACCCCGAAGACTACCAGCACCGCGTCGGCGATCCACCGACTGATTTGAATTTACACCCCAATAGCCCGGGTTATCGATTGATCTTGAACAATATTTTGTTTCCGGCAGCGAAGAAGAAGCATCAGAAGACTTAA
- a CDS encoding rhodanese-like domain-containing protein gives MFWNRFSIVALLLVGLAACSSESSGPYVDHPVLIDTKTWTTGHEELEPFVYIDLRSRELYDQGHLPGAINLTRSDIRKKDAAFSGMAMDADSLALLLGSKGISTDDWIILYDEKGGVEASRLWWLLRVYGHEKVKIINGDLYLFDKDLEVGNTPRESREFKFTGKAPKDWLVNYDEFERMRSNPAVKVLDCRSAAEYNGEYIKDGAYLAGHIDGAVNICYSNTVETASGGNLKVKPPAELLKVYSDFAQPDDTILVYCQSGVRSAHSLMVLREILNYKHVYNYDGSWIEWSYRNQTTADSVSESTNGIIL, from the coding sequence ATGTTTTGGAATAGATTCTCCATAGTCGCCTTATTGTTGGTTGGTCTGGCTGCGTGCAGTTCAGAGAGTTCAGGGCCTTATGTCGATCATCCTGTTTTGATCGATACCAAGACCTGGACAACTGGTCACGAGGAGCTGGAGCCATTCGTTTACATAGATCTCAGATCTCGTGAATTATACGATCAAGGACATCTTCCCGGAGCGATCAATCTGACGAGAAGTGACATTCGTAAGAAAGATGCAGCATTTTCAGGAATGGCAATGGATGCAGATAGTTTAGCTCTGTTGCTTGGAAGCAAAGGCATCTCTACCGATGATTGGATTATTCTTTACGATGAAAAAGGTGGTGTCGAGGCATCTCGTTTATGGTGGCTCTTGAGGGTTTATGGCCATGAGAAAGTGAAAATCATTAATGGCGATCTCTATCTATTTGATAAGGACCTTGAAGTTGGAAATACTCCAAGAGAAAGCCGAGAATTTAAATTCACAGGAAAGGCTCCCAAAGATTGGCTTGTCAATTACGATGAGTTCGAAAGGATGAGATCAAATCCCGCCGTGAAGGTATTGGATTGCAGATCGGCCGCTGAGTACAACGGAGAATACATTAAGGATGGAGCCTATTTGGCAGGCCATATCGACGGAGCCGTAAACATTTGTTACAGCAATACGGTTGAAACAGCATCGGGAGGAAATTTAAAAGTAAAGCCACCTGCGGAGCTCTTAAAAGTCTACTCCGACTTTGCCCAACCCGATGATACAATATTGGTTTACTGCCAATCGGGAGTTAGATCGGCCCATTCGCTGATGGTACTTCGAGAAATATTAAACTATAAACACGTTTACAATTACGATGGATCTTGGATCGAGTGGTCATACAGAAATCAAACAACAGCTGACAGCGTGAGCGAGAGCACTAACGGGATAATATTATGA
- a CDS encoding acetyl-CoA carboxylase carboxyltransferase subunit alpha: protein MAVLLDFEEPIGELMEQLEKTKEISDKGEVDMSKSIRDLEKKIQKKRKEIYQNLTPWQRVQVSRHPERPYTLHYIEYLTDGTFIELHGDRNVKDDKAMVGGLGKVNGKPVMFIGQQKGINTKMRQFRNFGMPNPEGYRKALRLMKLAEKFDIPVVTLIDTPGAFPGLEAEERGQGEAIARNLYEMAKLKVPIVCIIIGEGASGGALGIGVGDKVLMLENSWYSVISPENCSTILWRNWDHKIEAAEALKLTPDNMLKNKLIDGIIKEPLGGAHIDRETTFKNVKEAILANLEKLENLPSDKLVNARINKFSKMGVTS, encoded by the coding sequence ATGGCAGTATTACTCGATTTCGAAGAGCCTATTGGCGAATTGATGGAACAACTGGAGAAAACGAAAGAGATCTCCGACAAGGGTGAAGTGGACATGTCCAAATCCATACGTGATTTGGAAAAGAAAATTCAAAAAAAGAGAAAAGAGATCTACCAAAACCTGACTCCTTGGCAAAGGGTTCAGGTTTCGAGACATCCTGAAAGACCATACACACTTCACTATATCGAGTATCTAACCGATGGTACATTTATCGAGTTGCATGGTGATCGCAATGTAAAAGACGATAAAGCCATGGTAGGTGGATTGGGAAAGGTAAATGGTAAGCCGGTTATGTTCATCGGTCAGCAAAAAGGTATCAATACTAAAATGCGCCAGTTCAGAAACTTTGGTATGCCAAACCCTGAAGGTTATAGAAAGGCACTCAGGCTAATGAAATTAGCCGAGAAGTTCGACATTCCCGTTGTGACTTTGATCGATACTCCGGGTGCATTCCCAGGCTTGGAAGCCGAGGAACGCGGACAGGGAGAAGCCATTGCCAGAAACCTCTACGAAATGGCCAAGCTTAAAGTGCCCATCGTATGCATTATCATCGGAGAAGGTGCATCTGGTGGGGCTTTGGGAATAGGTGTCGGAGATAAAGTGCTTATGCTTGAGAACTCTTGGTATTCGGTTATTTCGCCCGAAAACTGCTCCACCATTCTTTGGCGCAATTGGGATCATAAGATCGAGGCCGCCGAGGCACTTAAGCTAACTCCTGACAATATGCTCAAAAATAAGCTCATTGACGGAATCATCAAAGAACCCCTAGGAGGCGCACATATTGATCGGGAAACGACTTTCAAAAACGTGAAAGAAGCCATCTTGGCAAACTTGGAAAAACTGGAGAACTTGCCTTCCGACAAATTGGTGAACGCTCGAATCAATAAGTTTTCGAAGATGGGCGTAACCTCTTAA